In Pseudomonas abieticivorans, the genomic window AGGCCAGGAGAAGATGGTTTCGGTGAGCACGGCGCCAGCGAGCAAGGTGCCCACCTGCAGGCCGAACACCGTCAGCACCGGGATCAGCGCGTTGCGCAGGCCGTGCACGAACACCACGCGGGCTGGCGACAGGCCTTTGGCGCGGGCGGTACGCACGTAATCCTCACGCAGCACTTCCAGCATCGAGGAGCGGGTCATGCGGGCGATCACCGCCAGTGGGATGGTGCCCAGCACGATGGCCGGCAGGATCAGGTGGCGCAGCGCATCGATGAACGAGCCCTCCTGGTCACTGAGCAGGGTGTCGATCAGCATGAAGCCAGTCTTGGGCTCGATGTCGTACAGCAGGTCGATGCGCCCGGACACTGGCGTCCAGCCCAGGCTTACCGAGAAGAACATGATGAGGATCAGGCCCCACCAGAAGATCGGCATTGAATAGCCGGCCAGGGATATACCCATTACCCCATGGTCGAACAGCGACCCTCGCTTGAGGGCGGCGATTACCCCCGCCAGCAGGCCCAGGATGCCGGCGAAGATCAGCGCGGCGATGGACAGCTCCAGGGTGGCCGGGAACAGGGTCAAAAATTCATGCCAGACGCTGTCGCGGGTGCGCAGCGACTCGCCCAGGTTGCCGTGGGCCAGGTTGCCTACGTAATCGAGGTATTGCGCGTACAGGGGCTTGTTCAAGCCCAGGCGTTCCATTGCCTGCGCGTGCATTTCGGGATCGACGCGGCGTTCGCCCATCATGACTTCCACGGGGTCACCGGGGATCAACCGTATCAGGGCGAACGTCAACAACGTGATGCCGAAGAAGGTGGGGATCAACAGCCCCAATCGGCGAGCAATAAAACTAAACATCGTGTGTGGTACCTCATCAGCCGGTTAGGCATGTCCCGCGCCCGGCCGGGGTCGGCTGGGCGTGGCGTGTTTCTTTTTTACTTCACCTGGGTGGTGGCGAAGTTGTTATTGGTCAGAGGGCTGATGTTGTAGCCCTCGACATTTTTGCGTAGCACGGTAAACAGTTTTGGGTACGCCAAGGTGATCCACGGTTGATCTTGCATGAAGATCACCTGGGCCTTCTCATAGATCGCCGCGCGTGCGTTGGGTTCGGTTTCGGTGCGTGCCTGGGTGACCAGGGCGTCGAAGTCCTTGTTGCACCAGCGTGCGGCGTTTTCACCGCTCTTGGCTGCATCGCAACTTAGGTTGGGGCTGAGAAAGTTGTCGGGGTCGCCGTTGTCGCCGGCCCAGCCGTAGAACGCCAGGTCGTGCTCGCCCAGCTTGATGCGCTTGACCATTTCGCCCCATTCGAGGATGCGAATATCCAGTTTGATACCGATCTTGGCAAGGTCGGCTTGCAACAATTGCGCCGCCAACGGTGGATTGGGGTTGGTGGGGCCACCGCCGTTGCGCGCGAATGCGGTGAGGGTGGTGCCTTCGGGCACGCCGGCGGCCTTGAGCAGGGCGCGGGCTTTTTCCGGATCATAGGGCGGGTCTTGCACGGCTTTATTGAAGCCCAGCAGGGTGGAGGGGTAGGGGCCAGTGCCTGGCACAGCGTTGCCTTCGCCGAACAGCGTGTTCACGAAAGTCTTTTTGTCGAAGGCCATGGCGATGGCTTGGCGCACGCGAACATCGCTCAGGTATTTGTGCGAGGTGTTCATGGCCAGGTAGCTGGTCAGCAGCGCCTCCATCTGATCGACCCGGATGTTCGGGTCGCCGGCCAGGCCTTTGATGTCGTCCGGCTTGGGGTAAACGGCGATCTGGCACTCATTGGCCCGCAGCTTTTGCAGGCGCACATTGCTGTCGGTGGTGATGGCGAATACCAACGGGTCGGCGGCCGGCTTGCCCTTGTAGTAGTCCGGGTTGGCCTTGTAGCGAATTTGCGCATCCTTGCTGTAGCGCACCAGGATGAACGGGCCGGTACCGATCGGCTTGCTGTTGATATCGCCGGTTTTATCGGCCTTGAGCAATTGATCGGCGTACTGTGCCGAATAGATCGAGGCAAAGCCCATGGCCATGTCGCGCAAGAACGGCGACTCAGGGCGGGCGAGGGTGAAGGTGACGGTGTAGTCGTCGACTTTGTCGACGCTCTTGATCAGGTCCTTCATGCCCATGGCTTCGAAATACGGGAAGCCCATGGTGGCTTTTTCATGCCAGGGGTGCTTGGGGTCCAGTTGGCGCTGGAAGCTCCATAGCACGTCGTCGGCGTTGAATTCGCGGCTTGGCTTGAAGTAATCGGTGGTCTGGAACTTCACGCCTTGGCGCAGGTGGAAGGTATAGACGGTACCGTCGGCGCTCACCTCCCAACGCTCGGCCAGGCCAGGTTGGATATCGGTGGTGCCGGGCTTGAAGTCCACCAGGCGGTTGAACACCGTTTCCGCGGAGGCATCGGCGGTGGTCGCGGCGGTGTACTGCACGATGTCGAACCCTTCCGGGCTGGCTTCGGTGCACACGACCAAAGGCTTGGCGGCGACGCCGACCGTTACGCTGAGCAGTGCTGCCGCGATGGCGGCACGAAGGGGAAGCGTTTTCATGGGTACCCTCTACGATCATTGCAGATTAGTCGGTGCGGCCGATTCGGCGAATCGGCCGCCCTTGCTGGCTTACAAAATGTTGAACGGGATGGTGGTGACCACGCGCAGTTCATCCAGGCTGCCGTCGATCTGGTTGGCCGTGGCGCGGTGGGCGGTGTAGTTCACGCGGATGCTGCTGGCCTTGAGCGGGCCGCTCTGCACGGCATAGGACGCGCCGATGCCGTATTCGTAGTGCTTGTCGCCATCCAGGTTTTTGACGTCGTAGGCAGTGCCCTGGTAGTGCGTGCCGTCGATGCCCCAGCCGCGTGCGGTATAAATGCTGAACTTCAGGCCCGGCACGCCGTACTCGGCCATGTTCAGGCCGTAGGCTACCTGGAAGGATTTTTCGTTGGGGCCGTTGTAATCCGAGAACAGCGAGTTGGCCAGGAAGATGCCGTTGGTTTCGTGCAGGTAGTCGAAGTACTCGTTGCCGTTCACTTGCTGGTAGGCGAAGGTCAGGCTGTGGGCCAGATGGGTGGCGGTCAACGACAGGCTATAGGTGTCGTTGTCGATCTTGCCCATCTTGCGGCTGCCGGCATCCTTGGTCTTGTAGTAGTTGAGCCCGGTGGTGATGTCGACCACTTGGGTGTCGCCCATTTCGTGGGTGATGCCCAGGTAGTACTGGTTCCAGAAGTCTTCGACGTTGGTGGCGAACAGGCTGCTCTTCACGCTTTTGAACGGCTGGTAATTGACCCCCAGGGTGCTGACGCGATCGGTCTCGGCCTTGTTATTGGTGTACTCGGTGCGGAACTTGCTCAGGCTCTGCTCGGTACGCGGCGACACGCGGTCGAAGGTGCCGCCCTGAAACGACAGGTTGTCGAACTCCTCGCTGTTGATGCTGATGCCTTCGAAGCTCGAAGGCAGCGCACGGTTGCCAATGGTCGCGACCATGGGCGTGTCCATGCTTTGGCGGCCGGCAGTCAGGGTGGTGTTGGACACCCGCGCCTTGATGTTGGCCAGGCCCAGCTTGCTCCACTGGCCGACCACGTCGCCATCGCTGTCGGTCAGGGTACGGTTGCTGCGCGGGCCGGCCACGGACTGGCGGTCACGCTCCAGGGCCACGGCGTTGTAGGCCGCCACCTCGGTGGCAAAGCCAACGGTGCCCTGGGTGAAGCCGGAGCTGTAGTTCAGTACGGTCGACTGCACCCAGTTGGTCCGGCTGTGGGTCGGGATGCGCTTGCCGGTGGAGTCCGAATAAGTGAAACGGGTACCGCGGGTGGTGTGCTCGCGGGCATACCAGTTGCGCGTGAAGCCGCTCAGGCTCTGGTCTTCGACAAAGCCTTTGGCATCGGCCTGGGCGCTGCTGTTTTTCAGGCTGATGGGGAAAAAGTCCTGGCTGACTTCTTCGGCATGGGCCAGGTGGATCAGGCCCCCCAGGGACAGTGCGAATACTGCGGTTTGTTTGAATTTCAAGGTGAAGCTCCTTTAACTTTTCTTTCTTATATGCCGATCTTTTTTGGTGATCTGGCTTTGTTTTCGCTGCAATTAAATAATTGCAAACGTTTGCTACGCGAAATTCGCGTGCAGTGATGCGCTGGGCCAATGCTCCGCGCATCAGGGCTCAGGGTTAATCGATCAGGGTGACCCCGGAAAAGTCGTTGCGCCCCAAGGGGCTGACCTGGAACCCATCGACCTTGGCACTCATTGGCTGACTGACCTTGGAATGGGCGACGGGGGTGATGGGCACTTGTTGTTTGAGCAATTGCTGGGCTTGGCGATACAGCTCGCTGCGCTGTTCGCGGTCGGTCAGGCCCTTGGCTTTTTTTACCAGCGCGTCGTACGTGGCGTCGCACCACATCGCGGCGTTGTTGCTGCCAATGGCATCGCAGCTGTAAAGGGTGCCAAGCCAATTGTCCGGGTCGCCGTTGTCACCGGTCCAACCTAGCAGCACGATGTCGTGCTCGCCGTCCTTGACTCGCTTCACGTACTCGCCCCACTCGTAGCTGACAATGCGCGCCTTGATGCCGACCTTGGCCCAGTCGGCCTGGAGCATCTGGGCCATCAACTTGGCGTTGGGGTTGTAGGGGCGCTGCACGGGCATGGCCCACAGGGTCACTTCGGTGCCTTCCTTGATGCCGGCCTGCTGGAGCAGCTCGCGGGCTTTTTCAGGGTTGTAGGCAGCGTCCTTGATCGTGGTGTCGTAGGACCATTGGGTCGGTGGCATGGCGTTTACCGCCAGTTGGCCGGAACCTTCGTACACGGCATCGAGAATGGCCTGCTTGTTAACCGCCATGTCCAGCGCCTGGCGCACGGGGAGTTGGTCGAAGGGCGCGCGCTGGGTGTTGTAGGCGATGTAGCCGACGTTGTAGCCGGCCTGCTCGACTACCTTCAGTTTCGGGTCCTTGTGCAACGTGGCAAGGTCTGCCGGGCGCGGGTTCAGGGTGATCTGGCATTCGTTCTTGCGCAGTTTCTGCACGCGTACCGACGGGTCGGTGTTGATGGCGTAGATCAGGTTCTCGACCTTGACCTGGCTGGGATCCCAGTACTGTTTGTTGGCCTTGTAGCGGATCTGCGCATCCTTCTGGTAGCGCGCCAGGGCAAATGGCCCGGTGCCGATCGGCTTGTGATTGATGTCGCTGGGCTTGCCTGTTTCAAGCAGGTGGTCGGCGTACTCGGCAGACAGGATCGCGGCGAAGCCCATGGCGATGTTCTGGATGAACGCGGCATCCACCGAGCGCAAGGTGAAGGCTACTTCCATTGGCCCGGTTTGCTCGACCTGGGTGATGTTCTTGTCCAGGCTCATGGAGCCGAAGTAGGGGAACTCGGCGGGGTAGGCCTTGCGGAACGGGTGGTCGCGATCCAGCATGCGCTGGAAGGTGAACACCACGTCTTGCGCATTGAAATCGCGGGTCGGGGTGAACCCATGGTTGCTATGGAACTTGACCCCTTCACGCAGGTGAAAGGTGTAGGTCAGGCCGTCCTCGGACACCTCCCAGCGGGTCGCCAGGGCCGGGATGACGGCCGTGCCGCCTTTCTGGAATTCGGTGAGGCGGTTGTACAAAGGCTCGGCGGCATCGTTGTCGGTGCCGGTGGTGTATTGGGCAATGTCGAAGCCGGACGGACTGCCTTCGGAGCAGAACACCAGGTTCTTGCTGGCTGCCTGGGCGAGTGGAAGCTCGGCCAACAGGCCTAGGCTCAGCAATGAAGCTGCTAGATGGGTATGGCGCATGAAGGTCCCTATGCTTTCTGGTCTGGGTTCATGGGCACTCGATTGAGGGCCTTTGCAGGCGCCTGTCTGGCCGATGCATGAACCATGGCTGCAGCTTCACCGACACACTGGCGCGAACGGCGGGCTACCTGTCGAAACTAGGTTCGTCAGGGCCAGCCGTATAGGCGCAGAGTCTTTCAGTCGTGTAGGACCATTCCCAAATAGCTGTGTGTACCGCTTGAAAATGCAGTAATTAAGCTCTTAGGACGTTTCCACATGATCGGTGGGAAGCTGCCGCCGCGGCGCCGTCATCGGGCGCCGCTTCGGTAGAGACCTTAATTGCTGATGCCGACACCGTAGAACGAGTTCAGGCCCAGGGGGCTGATCTTGAAGTCGGTGACGTTGGCACGCATCGGCTGGTAGACAGTCGAGTGCGCGATCGGGGTCATGGGGACCTGATCTTTCAAGCGGTGCTGGGCCTGTTTGTACAGTTCAGTCCGTTTGGCCTGGTCGGGTGTGGCCTTGGCCGCCTTGATCAGTTTGTCGAAGTCGGCATCGCACCACTTGCCGAAGTTGTTGCCGTTGACCGCGTCACAGCCAAACAGGGTGCCCAGCCAGTTGTCCGGGTCACCGTTGTCGCCGCTCCAGCCAATCAGCATGGCGTCGGTTTCACCGTTGTGCGCACGCTTGATGTACTCGCCCCACTCGTAGCTGACGATCTTGGCCTTGATACCGATCTTGGCCCAGTCCGACTGCAGCATTTCGGCCATCAACTTGGCGTTGGGGTTGTACGGGCGCTGCACGGGCATGGCCCACAACTGGATCTCGGTGCCTTCTTTTACGCCCGCTTCCTTGAGCAGCTCCTTGGCCTTTTCAGGGTTGTAGGCGGCGTCCTTGATGGTGGTGTCGTAAGACCACTGGGTCGGCGGCATGGCGTTGACGGCCAGTTGGCCTGCGCCCTGGTACACCGCGTTGATGATCTGCTGCTTGTCGACGGCCATGTCCAGCGCCTGGCGAACTTTCACGTTGTCCAGCGGCTTGTGGGTCACGTTGTAAGAGATGTAGCCCAGGTTGAAGCCTGGCTGGTTAGGCATCTTCAATGCCTTGTCTTCTTCCAGCGGCTTGATGTCGGCCGGGCGCGGGTAGGCGGTTACCTGGCACTCGTTTTTCTTCAGCTTTTGCATGCGCACCGAGGCATCGGTGGTGATGGCGAAGATCAGGTTGTCGATCTTCACGTCTTCAGGCTTCCAGTAGTCCTTGTTGCCCTTGTAGCGGATCTGGGCGTCCTTCTGGTACTTGCTGAACACGAATGGGCCAGTGCCGATCGGCTTCTGGTTGATGTCCTGGGGTGTGCCTGCCTTAAGCAGTTTGTCGGCGTATTCGGCCGACTGGATCGAGGCGAAAGGCATGGCCATGTTCTGGATGAACGCGGCGTCCACAGTCTTGAGGGTGAACTTGACGGTGTGGTCGTCGATCTTCTCGAGCTTGGTGATGTTTTCGTTCATCCCCATGTCGGTGAAGTACGGGAACTCGGTGGGGTACGCCTTGCGGAACGGCATGTCTTTGTCGAGCATACGGTTGAAGGTGAACAGCACGTCGTCGGCGTTGAATTCGCGGGTAGGCTTGAAGTAGTCGGTGGTGTGGAACTTGACCCCTTCACGCAGGTGGAAGGTGTAGGTCAGGCCGTCCGGGGATACGTCCCAGCTGGTGGCCAGGCCCGGGGTCACGGTGCTGCCGCCGCGAGCGAACTGCGAAAGGCGATTGAATACGGTTTCGGCTGAGGCGTCGAAGTCAGTCCCCGTGGTGTATTGGCCCGGGTCGAAACCGGCGGGGCTGCCTTCGGAGCAGAACACCAGGCTAACGGGTGCTGCCGCCTGGGCGAACGGTGTAACGGCTAGCAAGCCGGCACTGACGAGGAACGGAATGACCGCGGTTTTGAGCATGGTGGCCTCAGTGTTGTCATTTTAATTAGAGGGGACCTTGTGGGTCGACCCGCCGATACTTATGCAGGCGTCGTACCCGAATCAATACTTTAGTACCGGTTGAGCAGCTAATCGTGGAACGTACGTACAAGAATGTCGCATTGATATAAAAAATACGAAGTTGAACGTTTGCGCGCGCCCAAAAACGGGCATTTCACGCACCAAAGCGGCCCGGCCCGGTTATTTCGTGAGCCGGGCTGGGGCATTTGGTATCACTTGCTCAGGCTGACCCCATAAAACGGGGTGAGGCCAAACGGGCTGATCTTGAAGTCCTGTACTTCTTTGCGCATGGGCTGGAACACCGTCGAGTTGGCGATCGGCGTGATCGGCACCTGTTGCTTCAAGATCTTTTGCGCCTGCTGGTACAGGCTGATGCGCTCGTTGCGGTCACTACTGAGCTTGGCTTTCTGGATCAATTGATCATAGGCCGGGTCGCACCACTTCGCGTAGTTGCTGCCCTTCACCGCTGCACAGCTATAGAGCACGCCCAGCCAGTTGTCGGGGTCGCCGTTGTCACCGGTCCAACCGTAAATCATCACATCATGCTCGCCGGCCTTGGCGCGCTTGATGTATTCCCCCCACTCGTAACTGACGATATCGGCCTTGATGCCGACCTTGGCCCAGTCGCTCTGGATCATCTGCGCCGACATCCGCGCATTGGGGTTGGAGGCGCGCTGCACGGTCATGGCCCACAACTTGATCTCGGTGCCCGGTTTTACCCCGGCCTCCTTGAGCAGTTCACGCGCTTTGTCCGGGTTGTAGGGGGCGTCCTTGATGTTTGGGTCATACGACCATTGCGCCGGTGGCAAGGCATTTTGTGCCAACTGGCCGGCGCTCTGGTACACGGCCTTGACGAGGGCCGGCTTGTCGATGGCCATGTCCAGGGCCTGGCGCACCTTGAGCTGGTCGAGTGGCGGGTGGGTTACGTTGTAGGCCAGAAAGCCCAGGTTGAAACCGGCCTGGTGCAGCACCACCAGGTTGGGGTCATTCTGCATTTGCTCGATGTCTTGCGGGCGCGGGTAGCCGCTGACCTGGCATTCGCCGGTCTTGAGCTTCTGCAGGCGCACGGCGGCATCGGTGTTGATCGAGAAGATCAGGTTGTCGATCTTCACGTCTTCAGGCTTCCAGTAGGCCTTGTTGGCGCTGTAGCGAATTTGCGAATCCTTCTGGTAGCGCTTGAACACGAACGGCCCGGTGCCAATGGGCTTTTGGTTGATCTGCTCGGCCTTGCCCTGCTTGAGCAACTGATCGGCGTACTCGGCGGACTGGATCGAGGCGAAGCTCATGGCCAGGTTCTGGATAAAGGCGGCGTCGACATGGTTGAGGCTGAACACCACGGTTTGCGCGTCGGTCTTGCCGACGGACTTGATGGTGGTGTTCAAATCCATGTCGTTGAAGTACGGCGACTCGGACGGGTAGGCCTTGCGAAACGGCATGTCCTTGTCCAGCAAACGCTGGAAGGTGAACAACACGTCGTCGGCGTTGAAGTCGCGGGTAGGGGTAAAGTAGTCGGTAGTGTGGAACTTCACCCCGGGGCGTAGGTGGAAGGTGTAGCTCAGGCCGTCCGGGCTCACGTCCCAGTGGGTGGCCAGGCCTGGTTCCACTTCGGTACCGCCGCGCTTGAACTGGGTCAGGCGGTTGAACACGGTTTCGGCCGAGGCGTCGAAATCGGTGCCACTGGTGTATTGGCTGGGGTCGAAGCCGGCGGGGCTGGCTTCGGAGCAGTAGACCAGGGTGCTGGCCGCCTGGGCCAAGGGCGAGCAGGCAAGCAGGGCGGCGGCAAGAAGCAGCGGTTTGACGGCGTGATAGTCCATGAAGGCCTCAAGGTGCGGGGACGGCAGCGTGACAGAGTAACGCCGTTGCCGCCCCGCGACAGCCCTTAAGGCATTAGAACTTCGATGGTGCCATCGGCATTCATCGTCACCTGGCTGGTGCCCGCTTCTACTTCCGGGGTGGGCGCTGCATCGGCGCTGGCTTTCATCATCATTGCCGCACGCGGGAACGGCGGTTGGTAGCCGCTGCTGTTAAGGTTCATGTTGACCACCTTGTAGCCCTTGCCACCCAGGGCCTGGGTAGTCAATTGCGCGCGGGCCTTGAAGGCGTCCACTGCATCTTTGAGCAGGGCGTCTTCACTGGCGGTGCGGGCCTTGGGCGAGACGGTGAAGCTCATGTTGCCCATTTTCAGGTCTTGCAACAGCTCGCCGGTGAGCTTGGACAGCGCCGGGAAATTCGCGCTTTCCAGGCGCAGTTCGGCATGTTCGCGCCAGCCGGTGATTTTCTGGCCTTTGTCATCATAGATCGGGTAGCTGTTACGGCTGCCCTGGCTGATTTTCACGTCCTTCACTTCGCGTGCCTGGCCCAGCGCCTTGTTCAGGGTTTGCGTGATCTGTGCGGCAAGCTTGGCCGGGTCGGCGTCTTGCGCTTCGCTGTAGAGGGTGACCAGCATCAGGTCGCGGGGCACTTCCTGGCTGACTTCGGCGCGCAGGGATATCTGGTTGTAACGGGGCTCATCGGCCAGCGCAGGCAGGCTGGCAAGCAGGCTGGCGCCCAGGGCAATGGCGGCGCTGCGGCTGAGGGTGGACATTGAGGCACTCCTTGTGGGGAAAGTGCTAAGACTGTAGACCGGCGGCGCCGGTTCATAAAGCGAGTGTTACAGGCTGTATCTGGGGGGGGCTTTGATGGGCTTGGTTCAGGGCTCAAGTGCTGCTGAGACCGGCCGCCCGCGCGGCCTATCGCAAGCAAGCTTGCTCCCACATGTGCTGCAACGTACCGCGTTCTGATGGAGAGGCGGTGCCTGCCTTGGTTGAACTGCAGGTACATTTGCCGTGCACTTAGGCATGGGTGTGTTGCAAGAATGTAGGAGCAAGCAAGCTTGCTCCTACATGTGCTGCAACGTACCGCATTCTGATGGAGAGGCGGTGCCTGCCTTGGTTGAACTGCAGGTACATTTGCCGTGCACTTAGGCATGGGTGTGTTGCAAGACCTATCGCAAGCAAGGCTTGCTCCCACATGGGTTGCAACGTGCCGCAGTCTGGTGGGGAGGGGTTGCCTGCCTTGGTGTACTGCAGTTGCATTTTTGGGGCTTTGTGTGGGAGCAAGCTTGCTTGCGATAGGCCGCTGGGGCGGCCGGTAGTGGCCCTGATTGAATTTTGCGCCCGGCACGAGTGCGTGTTGCGGCGCTTTGCCGCACTTTTCTCTGCCTCAAGCCTTACACGGGTATACTTGCAACGATCTACCTGGAGCGCTCATCAGGAGAGCTCATGCTCGCCCCCGTACTGCCTTTGTCTGCAACCCGCCAGAACCTGTGGCGCCTGACCTTTATTCGCACCTTGGTGCTGGCCGCGCAGGCCGGTTCGCTGGGGTTTGCCTACCTGACGCACCTGTTTCCATTGCCTTGGCTGCAGTTGGGTATCACGCTGGGCATTTCCGTGGTGCTGTGCGCCGTGACGGCCATGCGCTTGCGTACTTCGCTGCCGGTGACGGAGCTTGAGTACGCCGTGCAACTGATGTGCGACCTGGCGATCCACAGCGCGTTGCTGTTTTACTCAGGCGGTTCCACCAATCCGTTCGTCTCTTATTACCTGGTACCGCTGACCATCGCTGCGGTCACCTTGCCCTGGTTGTACTCGCTGATCCTCTCGGGCATCGCCCTGGCTTGCTACACCTTGCTGCTGGTGTGGTTCTATCCGCTGCAAACCTTGCCCATCGCCCGGGAAAACCTGCAGAACTACGGCATGTGGCTAAGCTTTGCCCTGGCGGCCGGGGTGATCACCTTCTTCGCTGCTAAAATGGCCGAAGAGTTGCGCCGCCAAGAACAACTGCGTGCCCAGCGCCGCGAAGAAGGCCTGCGTGACCAGCAATTGCTCGCCGTGGCCACCGAGGCTGCGGGTGCTGCCCATGAGTTGGGCACGCCTTTGGCGACCATGAGCGTGCTGCTCAAGGAAATGCGCCAGGACCACCCCGACCCGGCCCTGCAGGAAGACCTGCAAGTGCTGCAAGACCAGGTCAAGCTGTGCAAGGAAACCTTGCAGCAACTGGTACGCGCCGCCGAAGCCAACCGGCGCATGGCTGTGGAAGAGAAAGAAGTCACCTTGTGGCTGGACGAGTCGCTGAACCGCTGGCACCTGATGCGCCCCGAAGCCACTTACCGCTTTCA contains:
- a CDS encoding ABC transporter permease subunit, with amino-acid sequence MFSFIARRLGLLIPTFFGITLLTFALIRLIPGDPVEVMMGERRVDPEMHAQAMERLGLNKPLYAQYLDYVGNLAHGNLGESLRTRDSVWHEFLTLFPATLELSIAALIFAGILGLLAGVIAALKRGSLFDHGVMGISLAGYSMPIFWWGLILIMFFSVSLGWTPVSGRIDLLYDIEPKTGFMLIDTLLSDQEGSFIDALRHLILPAIVLGTIPLAVIARMTRSSMLEVLREDYVRTARAKGLSPARVVFVHGLRNALIPVLTVFGLQVGTLLAGAVLTETIFSWPGIGKWLIEAIGARDYPVVQNGILLIACLVILVNFVVDILYGLANPRIRHQR
- a CDS encoding ABC transporter substrate-binding protein is translated as MKTLPLRAAIAAALLSVTVGVAAKPLVVCTEASPEGFDIVQYTAATTADASAETVFNRLVDFKPGTTDIQPGLAERWEVSADGTVYTFHLRQGVKFQTTDYFKPSREFNADDVLWSFQRQLDPKHPWHEKATMGFPYFEAMGMKDLIKSVDKVDDYTVTFTLARPESPFLRDMAMGFASIYSAQYADQLLKADKTGDINSKPIGTGPFILVRYSKDAQIRYKANPDYYKGKPAADPLVFAITTDSNVRLQKLRANECQIAVYPKPDDIKGLAGDPNIRVDQMEALLTSYLAMNTSHKYLSDVRVRQAIAMAFDKKTFVNTLFGEGNAVPGTGPYPSTLLGFNKAVQDPPYDPEKARALLKAAGVPEGTTLTAFARNGGGPTNPNPPLAAQLLQADLAKIGIKLDIRILEWGEMVKRIKLGEHDLAFYGWAGDNGDPDNFLSPNLSCDAAKSGENAARWCNKDFDALVTQARTETEPNARAAIYEKAQVIFMQDQPWITLAYPKLFTVLRKNVEGYNISPLTNNNFATTQVK
- a CDS encoding OprD family porin, yielding MKFKQTAVFALSLGGLIHLAHAEEVSQDFFPISLKNSSAQADAKGFVEDQSLSGFTRNWYAREHTTRGTRFTYSDSTGKRIPTHSRTNWVQSTVLNYSSGFTQGTVGFATEVAAYNAVALERDRQSVAGPRSNRTLTDSDGDVVGQWSKLGLANIKARVSNTTLTAGRQSMDTPMVATIGNRALPSSFEGISINSEEFDNLSFQGGTFDRVSPRTEQSLSKFRTEYTNNKAETDRVSTLGVNYQPFKSVKSSLFATNVEDFWNQYYLGITHEMGDTQVVDITTGLNYYKTKDAGSRKMGKIDNDTYSLSLTATHLAHSLTFAYQQVNGNEYFDYLHETNGIFLANSLFSDYNGPNEKSFQVAYGLNMAEYGVPGLKFSIYTARGWGIDGTHYQGTAYDVKNLDGDKHYEYGIGASYAVQSGPLKASSIRVNYTAHRATANQIDGSLDELRVVTTIPFNIL
- a CDS encoding ABC transporter substrate-binding protein is translated as MRHTHLAASLLSLGLLAELPLAQAASKNLVFCSEGSPSGFDIAQYTTGTDNDAAEPLYNRLTEFQKGGTAVIPALATRWEVSEDGLTYTFHLREGVKFHSNHGFTPTRDFNAQDVVFTFQRMLDRDHPFRKAYPAEFPYFGSMSLDKNITQVEQTGPMEVAFTLRSVDAAFIQNIAMGFAAILSAEYADHLLETGKPSDINHKPIGTGPFALARYQKDAQIRYKANKQYWDPSQVKVENLIYAINTDPSVRVQKLRKNECQITLNPRPADLATLHKDPKLKVVEQAGYNVGYIAYNTQRAPFDQLPVRQALDMAVNKQAILDAVYEGSGQLAVNAMPPTQWSYDTTIKDAAYNPEKARELLQQAGIKEGTEVTLWAMPVQRPYNPNAKLMAQMLQADWAKVGIKARIVSYEWGEYVKRVKDGEHDIVLLGWTGDNGDPDNWLGTLYSCDAIGSNNAAMWCDATYDALVKKAKGLTDREQRSELYRQAQQLLKQQVPITPVAHSKVSQPMSAKVDGFQVSPLGRNDFSGVTLID
- a CDS encoding ABC transporter substrate-binding protein produces the protein MLKTAVIPFLVSAGLLAVTPFAQAAAPVSLVFCSEGSPAGFDPGQYTTGTDFDASAETVFNRLSQFARGGSTVTPGLATSWDVSPDGLTYTFHLREGVKFHTTDYFKPTREFNADDVLFTFNRMLDKDMPFRKAYPTEFPYFTDMGMNENITKLEKIDDHTVKFTLKTVDAAFIQNMAMPFASIQSAEYADKLLKAGTPQDINQKPIGTGPFVFSKYQKDAQIRYKGNKDYWKPEDVKIDNLIFAITTDASVRMQKLKKNECQVTAYPRPADIKPLEEDKALKMPNQPGFNLGYISYNVTHKPLDNVKVRQALDMAVDKQQIINAVYQGAGQLAVNAMPPTQWSYDTTIKDAAYNPEKAKELLKEAGVKEGTEIQLWAMPVQRPYNPNAKLMAEMLQSDWAKIGIKAKIVSYEWGEYIKRAHNGETDAMLIGWSGDNGDPDNWLGTLFGCDAVNGNNFGKWCDADFDKLIKAAKATPDQAKRTELYKQAQHRLKDQVPMTPIAHSTVYQPMRANVTDFKISPLGLNSFYGVGISN
- a CDS encoding ABC transporter substrate-binding protein, which codes for MDYHAVKPLLLAAALLACSPLAQAASTLVYCSEASPAGFDPSQYTSGTDFDASAETVFNRLTQFKRGGTEVEPGLATHWDVSPDGLSYTFHLRPGVKFHTTDYFTPTRDFNADDVLFTFQRLLDKDMPFRKAYPSESPYFNDMDLNTTIKSVGKTDAQTVVFSLNHVDAAFIQNLAMSFASIQSAEYADQLLKQGKAEQINQKPIGTGPFVFKRYQKDSQIRYSANKAYWKPEDVKIDNLIFSINTDAAVRLQKLKTGECQVSGYPRPQDIEQMQNDPNLVVLHQAGFNLGFLAYNVTHPPLDQLKVRQALDMAIDKPALVKAVYQSAGQLAQNALPPAQWSYDPNIKDAPYNPDKARELLKEAGVKPGTEIKLWAMTVQRASNPNARMSAQMIQSDWAKVGIKADIVSYEWGEYIKRAKAGEHDVMIYGWTGDNGDPDNWLGVLYSCAAVKGSNYAKWCDPAYDQLIQKAKLSSDRNERISLYQQAQKILKQQVPITPIANSTVFQPMRKEVQDFKISPFGLTPFYGVSLSK
- a CDS encoding SIMPL domain-containing protein (The SIMPL domain is named for its presence in mouse protein SIMPL (signalling molecule that associates with mouse pelle-like kinase). Bacterial member BP26, from Brucella, was shown to assemble into a channel-like structure, while YggE from E. coli has been associated with resistance to oxidative stress.) — translated: MSTLSRSAAIALGASLLASLPALADEPRYNQISLRAEVSQEVPRDLMLVTLYSEAQDADPAKLAAQITQTLNKALGQAREVKDVKISQGSRNSYPIYDDKGQKITGWREHAELRLESANFPALSKLTGELLQDLKMGNMSFTVSPKARTASEDALLKDAVDAFKARAQLTTQALGGKGYKVVNMNLNSSGYQPPFPRAAMMMKASADAAPTPEVEAGTSQVTMNADGTIEVLMP